From Papilio machaon chromosome 2, ilPapMach1.1, whole genome shotgun sequence, the proteins below share one genomic window:
- the LOC106708978 gene encoding exostosin-1 isoform X2: MLRQKRFNEITLKFAMQAKKRYILLLFSCSLLIYGYLSGFRLKTELAQKIRREQLPSFATLEELYEAPSRQKRSPHATVKSCRMETCFDFSKCGDEPKVYVYPTDGPVSATYRKVLSVLRESRYATRDPNEACLFLPAVDTLDADPLSPEHIPDVAQRLSRLPHWKNGRNHIIFNLYAGTWPDYAENALGFDPGEAILARASASETIFRDGFDISLPLFHKEHPERGGAAPAATANPFPAPKRHLLAFKGKRYVHGIGSETRNSLWHLHDGNNLILVTTCRHGKSWKDLRDERCDEDNREYDKFDYEQLLANSTFCLVARGRRLGSYRFLEALAAGCVPVLLSNGWRLPFDERIDWRRAVIWADERLLLQVPELVRSVPPERILALRQQTQLLWQQYFSSIEKIVFTTVELLFERILAHRSSKQREALIWNASPGALGTLATYGDSRAHYPMGVAVPVAPPAPSPPPIPLPVPSVPSIAPPPTPGDTYTALLYVQATSPALHKLLANIASSEYCEKVVLVWDSERAAPTLKSLARMAGDDREPLPVVVIDATTHYPGEGVSARWQPLWAVPTAAVFSLDGDAPLLAEELDFAFRVWQHFPERIVGYPARSHYWDEAKDAWGYSSRWGGAYSMVLPGAALVHRAALALYGAGAPALRLAVRRARNCEDILLNCLVAHLTRRPPLKLAQRRRYKPPHHKYRSSWSDPEHFVQRQSCLNTFATAWGYMPLLRSVLRLDPILFKDPVSTLRKKYRKMELVTS; the protein is encoded by the exons ATGTTAAGGCAGAAAAGATTTAATGAAATCACTTTAAAATTCGCTATGCAGGCTAAGAAGcgatatattttacttttattttcatgtagCTTACTTATTTATGGTTACTTGAGTGGATTTCGCTTAAAAACTGAATTGGCGCAAAAGATTCGCCGTGAACAACTGCCTTCATTTGCAACACTAGAAGAATTATACGAGGCCCCTTCTAGACAAAAAAGGAGCCCGCATGCTACAGTAAAATCATGTCGTATGGAGACATGCtttgatttttcaaaatgtggTGATGAGCCTAAAGTTTATGTTTATCCCACTGATGGCCCAGTCAGTGCTACTTATCGTAAAGTATTATCCGTCTTAAGAGAATCGAGATATGCCACACGAGACCCAAATGAGGCATGTTTGTTTTTACCAGCTGTGGATACTTTGGATGCTGATCCTTTGTCACCAGAACATATACCTGATGTAGCTCAAAGGTTATCAAGGTTGCCTCATTGGAAGAATGGTCGTAATcatattatattcaatttatatgcTGGCACCTGGCCTGATTATGCTGAGAATGCATTAGGTTTTGACCCAGGTGAAGCAATTTTAGCAAGAGCAAGTGCCTCGGAAACTATTTTCCGCGATGGCTTTGACATATCATTGCCTTTGTTTCATAAAGAGCACCCTGAGAGAGGAGGTGCTGCACCTGCTGCCACTGCTAATCCTTTTCCAGCACCAAAAAGACATTTATTAGCATTTAAAGGAAAACGATATGTGCATGGTATTGGGAGTGAGACAAGGAACTCATTATGGCATCTACATGATGGTAACAACCTCATATTGGTAACAACATGTCGACATGGAAAGTCCTGGAAGGACCTGAGGGATGAGAGGTGTGATGAAGACAATAGAGAATATGATAA gtTTGATTATGAACAGTTGTTAGCAAACTCAACGTTCTGCTTAGTCGCTAGAGGGCGGCGCCTCGGGTCTTACCGATTCTTAGAGGCGCTGGCTGCTGGCTGTGTTCctgttttattaagtaatgGTTGGAGGTTACCGTTTGATGAACGTATTGACTGGCGTCGCGCTGTAATATGGGCTGATGAGCGTCTTTTGCTTCAG GTGCCAGAGCTTGTACGTTCAGTTCCTCCTGAGCGTATACTTGCTTTGCGACAACAAACGCAATTATTATGGCAACAGTACTTTTCTTCTATTgagaaaatagtttttacgACAGTAGAg CTGTTATTTGAGCGAATTTTAGCGCATCGGTCGTCGAAACAACGCGAGGCACTTATCTGGAATGCGTCACCCGGCGCTCTGGGCACTTTAGCTACATACGGGGACTCCCGGGCACATTACCCGATGGGCGTAGCAGTACCGGTGGCTCCCCCCGCGCCCTCGCCTCCACCCATCCCTCTGCCCGTGCCGTCCGTACCATCCATAGCACCGCCCCCAACGCCCGGAGACACTTACACCGCCCTGTTGTACGTCCAAGCAACATCCCCCGCCTTACATAAACTACTTGCAAACATAGCTAGCAGTGAATACTGCGAAAAg GTAGTGTTAGTGTGGGACAGTGAACGCGCGGCCCCGACACTCAAGTCGCTAGCGCGCATGGCGGGCGATGACCGTGAGCCGCTACCCGTGGTTGTTATCGATGCCACCACTCATTACCCCGg TGAAGGTGTATCAGCGAGATGGCAGCCGCTGTGGGCCGTCCCCACGGCAGCGGTGTTCTCCTTAGACGGAGACGCGCCGCTGTTGGCAGAGGAGTTGGACTTCGCCTTCCGCGTGTGGCAGCACTTCCCAGAGCGCATCGTGGGCTACCCAGCTAGAAGTCATTACTGGGATGAGGCCAAG GACGCATGGGGATATAGCAGTAGATGGGGCGGTGCGTATTCCATGGTGCTGCCGGGAGCAGCGCTGGTGCACCGCGCGGCGCTCGCGCTGTACGGCGCCGGCGCGCCCGCGCTGCGCCTGGCCGTGCGGCGCGCGCGCAACTGCGAGGACATCTTGCTCAATTGCCTCGTCGCGCATCTcacgcgccgcccgccgctcAAGCTGGCGCAGCGGCGACGTTACAAGCCTCCGCACCATAAATACAG GTCATCGTGGAGCGACCCGGAGCACTTCGTGCAGCGACAGTCGTGTCTGAACACATTCGCGACGGCGTGGGGCTACATGCCGCTGCTGCGCTCCGTGCTGCGCCTCGACCCCATACTGTTCAAGGATCCCGTCTCCACGCTCAGGAAGAAATACAGGAAGATGGAACTGGTGACCTCGTAA
- the LOC106708978 gene encoding exostosin-1 isoform X1, translating into MLRQKRFNEITLKFAMQAKKRYILLLFSCSLLIYGYLSGFRLKTELAQKIRREQLPSFATLEELYEAPSRQKRSPHATVKSCRMETCFDFSKCGDEPKVYVYPTDGPVSATYRKVLSVLRESRYATRDPNEACLFLPAVDTLDADPLSPEHIPDVAQRLSRLPHWKNGRNHIIFNLYAGTWPDYAENALGFDPGEAILARASASETIFRDGFDISLPLFHKEHPERGGAAPAATANPFPAPKRHLLAFKGKRYVHGIGSETRNSLWHLHDGNNLILVTTCRHGKSWKDLRDERCDEDNREYDKFDYEQLLANSTFCLVARGRRLGSYRFLEALAAGCVPVLLSNGWRLPFDERIDWRRAVIWADERLLLQVPELVRSVPPERILALRQQTQLLWQQYFSSIEKIVFTTVELLFERILAHRSSKQREALIWNASPGALGTLATYGDSRAHYPMGVAVPVAPPAPSPPPIPLPVPSVPSIAPPPTPGDTYTALLYVQATSPALHKLLANIASSEYCEKVVLVWDSERAAPTLKSLARMAGDDREPLPVVVIDATTHYPGEGVSARWQPLWAVPTAAVFSLDGDAPLLAEELDFAFRVWQHFPERIVGYPARSHYWDEAKDAWGYSSRWGGAYSMVLPGAALVHRAALALYGAGAPALRLAVRRARNCEDILLNCLVAHLTRRPPLKLAQRRRYKPPHHKYSRSSWSDPEHFVQRQSCLNTFATAWGYMPLLRSVLRLDPILFKDPVSTLRKKYRKMELVTS; encoded by the exons ATGTTAAGGCAGAAAAGATTTAATGAAATCACTTTAAAATTCGCTATGCAGGCTAAGAAGcgatatattttacttttattttcatgtagCTTACTTATTTATGGTTACTTGAGTGGATTTCGCTTAAAAACTGAATTGGCGCAAAAGATTCGCCGTGAACAACTGCCTTCATTTGCAACACTAGAAGAATTATACGAGGCCCCTTCTAGACAAAAAAGGAGCCCGCATGCTACAGTAAAATCATGTCGTATGGAGACATGCtttgatttttcaaaatgtggTGATGAGCCTAAAGTTTATGTTTATCCCACTGATGGCCCAGTCAGTGCTACTTATCGTAAAGTATTATCCGTCTTAAGAGAATCGAGATATGCCACACGAGACCCAAATGAGGCATGTTTGTTTTTACCAGCTGTGGATACTTTGGATGCTGATCCTTTGTCACCAGAACATATACCTGATGTAGCTCAAAGGTTATCAAGGTTGCCTCATTGGAAGAATGGTCGTAATcatattatattcaatttatatgcTGGCACCTGGCCTGATTATGCTGAGAATGCATTAGGTTTTGACCCAGGTGAAGCAATTTTAGCAAGAGCAAGTGCCTCGGAAACTATTTTCCGCGATGGCTTTGACATATCATTGCCTTTGTTTCATAAAGAGCACCCTGAGAGAGGAGGTGCTGCACCTGCTGCCACTGCTAATCCTTTTCCAGCACCAAAAAGACATTTATTAGCATTTAAAGGAAAACGATATGTGCATGGTATTGGGAGTGAGACAAGGAACTCATTATGGCATCTACATGATGGTAACAACCTCATATTGGTAACAACATGTCGACATGGAAAGTCCTGGAAGGACCTGAGGGATGAGAGGTGTGATGAAGACAATAGAGAATATGATAA gtTTGATTATGAACAGTTGTTAGCAAACTCAACGTTCTGCTTAGTCGCTAGAGGGCGGCGCCTCGGGTCTTACCGATTCTTAGAGGCGCTGGCTGCTGGCTGTGTTCctgttttattaagtaatgGTTGGAGGTTACCGTTTGATGAACGTATTGACTGGCGTCGCGCTGTAATATGGGCTGATGAGCGTCTTTTGCTTCAG GTGCCAGAGCTTGTACGTTCAGTTCCTCCTGAGCGTATACTTGCTTTGCGACAACAAACGCAATTATTATGGCAACAGTACTTTTCTTCTATTgagaaaatagtttttacgACAGTAGAg CTGTTATTTGAGCGAATTTTAGCGCATCGGTCGTCGAAACAACGCGAGGCACTTATCTGGAATGCGTCACCCGGCGCTCTGGGCACTTTAGCTACATACGGGGACTCCCGGGCACATTACCCGATGGGCGTAGCAGTACCGGTGGCTCCCCCCGCGCCCTCGCCTCCACCCATCCCTCTGCCCGTGCCGTCCGTACCATCCATAGCACCGCCCCCAACGCCCGGAGACACTTACACCGCCCTGTTGTACGTCCAAGCAACATCCCCCGCCTTACATAAACTACTTGCAAACATAGCTAGCAGTGAATACTGCGAAAAg GTAGTGTTAGTGTGGGACAGTGAACGCGCGGCCCCGACACTCAAGTCGCTAGCGCGCATGGCGGGCGATGACCGTGAGCCGCTACCCGTGGTTGTTATCGATGCCACCACTCATTACCCCGg TGAAGGTGTATCAGCGAGATGGCAGCCGCTGTGGGCCGTCCCCACGGCAGCGGTGTTCTCCTTAGACGGAGACGCGCCGCTGTTGGCAGAGGAGTTGGACTTCGCCTTCCGCGTGTGGCAGCACTTCCCAGAGCGCATCGTGGGCTACCCAGCTAGAAGTCATTACTGGGATGAGGCCAAG GACGCATGGGGATATAGCAGTAGATGGGGCGGTGCGTATTCCATGGTGCTGCCGGGAGCAGCGCTGGTGCACCGCGCGGCGCTCGCGCTGTACGGCGCCGGCGCGCCCGCGCTGCGCCTGGCCGTGCGGCGCGCGCGCAACTGCGAGGACATCTTGCTCAATTGCCTCGTCGCGCATCTcacgcgccgcccgccgctcAAGCTGGCGCAGCGGCGACGTTACAAGCCTCCGCACCATAAATACAG CAGGTCATCGTGGAGCGACCCGGAGCACTTCGTGCAGCGACAGTCGTGTCTGAACACATTCGCGACGGCGTGGGGCTACATGCCGCTGCTGCGCTCCGTGCTGCGCCTCGACCCCATACTGTTCAAGGATCCCGTCTCCACGCTCAGGAAGAAATACAGGAAGATGGAACTGGTGACCTCGTAA
- the LOC106709013 gene encoding FUN14 domain-containing protein 1 isoform X1 encodes MAKPKTEDASEEAKKIVDDAKNFIEKAIGDIGKTSATKQLILGTASGWITGFITMKIGKFAAVGIGGGVILLHIASQKGYVDINWDKINKKVDKISDKIEKEATGKSPDWFEKVERFVDRKIDKAEDLLKKKEKKAKKWFNNFTGDDHYKATETHIFLTSFVAGMAIGLLCGK; translated from the exons ATGGCTAAACCAAAAACAGAAGATGCTTCTGAAGAAGCGAAAAAAATCGTCGATGACGCAAAAAATTTTATCGAAAAAGCTATAGGAGATATTGGAAAAACTTCTGCAACAAAACAACTTATTTTGGGAACTGCGTCGGGATG GATTACTGgttttataacaatgaaaattgGTAAATTTGCTGCTGTTGGAATTGGTGGAGGTGTTATACTGTTGCATATTGCCAGCCAAAAAGGCTACGTTGATATCAACTGGGATAAAATCAATAAGAAAGTTGACAAAATCAGCGACAAAATAGAGAAAGAAGCTACAGGAAAATCTCCAGATTGGTTCGAAAAA GTAGAGAGATTTGTGGATCGCAAAATTGACAAAGCTGAAgatttgttaaagaaaaaagagaaaaaggCAAAGAAATGGTTTAACAATTTCACTGGCGATGATCACTACAAAGCAACTGAAAcacacatatttttaacatctttTGTTGCTGGCATGGCTATTGGACTTCTTTGTGGAAAATAA
- the LOC106709086 gene encoding uncharacterized protein LOC106709086: protein MSSRGRIYGGYSGRGSYNNRGSGYRGGYRGSSSRGSYEGGRGGRGGYSSYNNDNRYNNSNSTRYSTGRDRIDDSYKKPYRSEASASYTNRDYGRSGSPDRKRMRMEGSTSDRRSHDGGGHYGGSYGGRQDSYSGERRSFGGEDRRRSPTRDGYRKPSGMGPPREPARMSVRPRAPRRSYRGRMLRSRASYRGAPRSRGSFTSRRFGERSLGYTRAFRSIKSRSSIKSKDEASSTEEDWDADEKEEEAIEEKKEAKIKSPKVEAEGSEGEVGEGGEDTDKEPDAASDGEPDNSTASYVLLSCVHCKEKCATFVGYARHLLSNKHRAAMSAVARRHKAQLLRMRVAQRGAQRELEASAGAELAARTTFCMVCRLNHRTTSHAHSLTDTHRAMRRFLMPFCRICRIKFRSPMIYEHHICSLEHLKRKANQTARRVSPKAEASGDEGMDVDLDNFMTLDSVGDVDEVEDDDSGGEKKDESPKKPKVEINIGSEHIKKVEVLWCELCRVYLPRGAGGEAGGAEETEALRRHCRMRTHLGRYVQHRDTRTLRRHAERIHRQLHQQKEDEKAEAGEDNTDDKAMTEKSESGIDKKNLENGADITNAGSEDKLWADVDKDIGELLREVDPQGNEGSDDDEDLGRYDKFRKSDKKSKIGDGEEGDVKAGDISKEKTITEVNSTA from the exons ATGTCTTCACGTGGGAGAATATATGGTGGTTATAGTGGTAGAGGTAGCTACAACAATCGGGGCAGTGGATACAGAGGAGGTTACCGTGGCAGTAGCAGCAGAGGCTCATACGAGGGCGGGCGAGGGGGTCGAGGTGGTTACTCCtcatataataatgataaccGCTATAACAATAGCAACTCTACTAGATATTCTACTGGCCGAGATAGAATTGAtgattcatataaaaaacctTATAGATCG GAAGCCTCTGCAAGCTACACAAATCGTGACTATGGGAGATCAGGTTCACCAGATCGAAAAAGAATGAGGATGGAG GGCTCGACGAGCGATAGACGTAGCCATGATGGCGGCGGGCACTATGGCGGATCTTACGGCGGTAGACAAGATAGTTACAGCGGCGAGAGAAGGTCATTCGGCGGCGAGGACAGAAGGCGGTCGCCGACCCGAGATGGGTACCGCAAGCCGAGCGGCATGGGCCCGCCGCGCGAGCCGGCGCGCATGAGCGTTCGGCCGCGCGCACCACGCCGCTCCTACCGCGGCCGGATGCTGCGCTCGCGCGCCTCCTACCGCGGCGCGCCGCGCTCTCGCGGTTCCTTTACCTCTAGGCGCTTCGGCGAACGCTCGCTCGGTTACACCCGCGCATTCAGATCTATCAAGAGCCGAAG cTCCATTAAATCAAAAGACGAGGCATCATCGACTGAAGAGGATTGGGATGCCGATGAGAAGGAAGAAGAAGCAATCGAAGAGAAGAAAGAGGCCAAAATAAAATCTCCCAAG GTGGAGGCAGAAGGATCCGAAGGGGAAGTCGGCGAAGGCGGAGAAGATACCGACAAAGAGCCCGACGCCGCCTCAGATGGCGAACCGGATAATTCAACAGCGTCCTATGTGCTTCTCTCTTGCGTTCACTGTAAAGAAAAATGTGCTACTTTTGTC GGCTACGCCAGACACTTGCTGTCGAACAAGCACCGCGCGGCTATGAGCGCCGTGGCGCGGCGGCACAAGGCGCAGCTGCTGCGCATGCGCGTGGCTCAGCGCGGGGCGCAGCGCGAGCTGGAGGCGTCGGCGGGCGCGGAGCTGGCGGCGCGCACCACCTTCTGTATGGTGTGTCGCCTCAACCACCGCACCACCAGCCACGCTCACAGTCTCACTGACACGCACCGCGCCATGCGGCGCTTCCTCATGCCGTTCTGCCGCATCTGTCGCATCAAGTTCCGCTCGCCCATGATCTACGAACATCATATCTGCTCCCTGGAGCATCTCaag AGAAAAGCCAATCAGACCGCACGTCGAGTAAGCCCAAAGGCTGAAGCCAGCGGCGATGAAGGCATGGATGTTGATTTAGATAACTTCATGACCCTTGACTCTGTGGGCGATGTGGatg aagtTGAAGATGATGATTCTGGTGGCGAGAAGAAAGATGAATCGCCTAAAAAGCCCAAAGTAGAAATAAACATTGGAAgtgaacatattaaaaaagtcgAG GTGTTGTGGTGCGAGCTGTGCCGCGTGTACCTGCCGAGGGGAGCGGGAGGGGAGGCGGGCGGCGCGGAGGAGACTGAGGCACTGCGCCGGCACTGCCGCATGCGCACCCACCTCGGCCGCTACGTGCAGCACCGCGACACGCGCACGCTGCGCCGACATGCTGAGCGCATACACCGCCAGCTGCACCAGCAGAAAG AAGATGAAAAAGCAGAGGCCGGTGAAGACAACACTGATGATAAAGCGATGACCGAAAAATCGGAATCCGGAATCGACAAGAAAaatttggaaaatggcgcagACATTACTAATGcag GTAGTGAAGATAAACTTTGGGCGGATGTTGATAAAGATATAGGAGAGCTTTTGAGAGAAGTAGATCCCCAAGGCAATGAAGGCAGTGATGATGACGAAGACCTTGGAAG ATATGACAAGTTTCGTAAAAGTGATAAGAAGTCGAAAATTGGCGATGGTGAAGAAGGTGATGTGAAAGCTGGCGACATATCTAAAGAGAAAACAATAACTGAAGTCAACTCTACTGCATAA
- the LOC106709001 gene encoding uncharacterized protein LOC106709001, with product MSQKLYIFVVGAIVISAAALQAAAQPPTADASISKDRALRYVTLKAGKNVASTPQRGFFGTIFNLILEQINDTKSAYNQISGLVNDQFADNDDKSKPNANNGTAEAGKITRAEFLKILDRNFKGLARLRNLEWREARKDSWANLVEYKNEIFSGKKARNRR from the exons ATGTCGCAAaagttgtatatatttgtcgttGGCGCCATTGTGATCTCTGCGGCAGCACTCCAGGCCGCCGCACAACCA CCAACAGCCGACGCTTCAATAAGCAAAGATCGTGCTTTAAGATATGTTACATTGAAGGCTGGAAAAAATGTAGCATCTACTCCACAACGAGGATTTTTTGGTACAATTTTCAATCTTATTTTGgag CAAATCAATGATACCAAAAGTGCGTACAATCAAATTTCGGGATTAGTCAACGATCAATTTGCTGATAATGAT GATAAATCAAAGCCTAATGCTAACAATGGAACTGCTGAAGCGGGAAAAATAACAAGAgcagaatttttgaaaatacttGACAGAAATTTTAAAGGTTTAGCACGACTTCGAAATCTTGAATGGCGTGAAGCAAGAAAG gATTCATGGGCAAATCTAGTGGaatacaaaaatgaaatattctcTGGAAAAAAAGCAAGAAATAGAAGATAA
- the LOC106709013 gene encoding FUN14 domain-containing protein 1A isoform X2 gives MAKPKTEDASEEAKKIVDDAKNFIEKAIGDIGKTSATKQLILGTASGWITGFITMKIGKFAAVGIGGGVILLHIASQKGYVDINWDKINKKVDKISDKIEKEATGKSPDWFEKVLTFVKDNSYYSAGFTGGFFFGIASS, from the exons ATGGCTAAACCAAAAACAGAAGATGCTTCTGAAGAAGCGAAAAAAATCGTCGATGACGCAAAAAATTTTATCGAAAAAGCTATAGGAGATATTGGAAAAACTTCTGCAACAAAACAACTTATTTTGGGAACTGCGTCGGGATG GATTACTGgttttataacaatgaaaattgGTAAATTTGCTGCTGTTGGAATTGGTGGAGGTGTTATACTGTTGCATATTGCCAGCCAAAAAGGCTACGTTGATATCAACTGGGATAAAATCAATAAGAAAGTTGACAAAATCAGCGACAAAATAGAGAAAGAAGCTACAGGAAAATCTCCAGATTGGTTCGAAAAA GTGTTAacatttgtcaaagataattcGTATTATTCAGCTGGCTTTACTGGTGGATTCTTTTTTGGAATAGcatcttcatga
- the LOC106709020 gene encoding uncharacterized protein LOC106709020 has protein sequence METVDRIPRSPLHLYIHLYCNKRQLLDKNIKKNHKLLKEATQSWLSLNDDEKQVFISKHDEVIAEHKQKIAASLKNVKPYLRNKSQNRSRPENSKNSYILGPNQIEINLNESLQENIPQNISTITWRTCGDMDDKKMSDITFSVNQQIPSDINEKSNITQDQLFMREKLPEPIPPSVMSGKELFLFLGTEAENCTNWESLPDYKKRYYQRAVLAIKRNYIRSYRAFLESLELKELYKFYIRNKEIE, from the exons ATGGAGACTGTTGACCGTATTCCTCGATCaccattacatttatatattcatttatattgtaataaacgACAATTGTtggacaaaaatattaaaaag AatcataaacttttaaaagagGCAACCCAATCTTGGCTTTCCCTTAATGATGATGAGAAACAGGTATTCATTTCAAAACATGATGAAGTAATAGCAGAACATAAGCAAAAAATCGCAGCTtcccttaaaaatgtaaagccTTATCTAAGAAATAAGAGTCAAAATCG ttccaGACCTGAAAACAGCAAAAATAGTTACATTCTGGGACCAAATcagattgaaataaatttaaatgaaagctTACAGGAAAATATACCACAAAATATCAGTACTATTACGTGGCGTACTTGTGGCGATATggatgataaaaaaat GTCAGATATCACTTTCTCAGTAAATCAACAAATTCCAAGtgatataaatgaaaagagtaatataactcaagatcaacTGTTCATGCGAGAAAAACTGCCTGAACCAATTCCACCAAGTGTAAT gTCTGGcaaagaactttttttatttttgggcaCTGAAGCagaaaattgtacaaattgGGAATCTTTACCAGATTATAAGAAGAGATACTATCAGAGAGCTGTCCTTgctataaaaagaaattacataAGATCTTACAGAGCATTTTTGGAAAGCTTGGAGCTTAAGGAgctgtataaattttatatcaggAATAAAGAAATTGAATGA